Proteins from one Nicotiana tabacum cultivar K326 chromosome 23, ASM71507v2, whole genome shotgun sequence genomic window:
- the LOC107766750 gene encoding putative sugar phosphate/phosphate translocator At2g25520 — MGKGAALSNGLVKKIILSYTYVAIWIFLSFTVIVYNKYILDRKLYGWPFPISLTMIHMTFCSSLAFLLVRVFKVVEPVSLSRNVYLTCILPIGALYSVSLWLSNSAYIYLSVSFIQMLKALMPVAVYTIGILFKKDTFKNSTMGNMMAISVGVAIAAYGEAKYDSWGVLLQLLAVLFEATRLVMIQILLTSKGISLNPITSLYYVAPSCLVFLSIPWIFVELPVLRESSSFQFDFAIFGTNSLCAFALNLAVFLLVGKTSALTMNVAGVVKDWLLIAFSWSVIKDTVTPVNLIGYGLAFLGVAYYNHQKLQALKAKEAQKKAQQADEEAGRLLTERESNGSADGKKGDSQA, encoded by the coding sequence ATGGGGAAAGGCGCCGCCTTGTCAAACGGATTAGTGAAAAAGATCATTCTTTCCTATACCTATGTAGCAATCTGGATCTTCCTTTCCTTCACTGTCATTGTCTACAACAAATACATTCTTGACCGCAAGCTCTACGGCTGGCCTTTTCCCATTTCTCTAACAATGATCCACATGACCTTTTGCTCTTCTTTAGCTTTCCTTCTCGTTCGTGTCTTCAAAGTTGTTGAACCTGTTTCCTTATCTCGTAATGTTTATCTCACTTGCATACTTCCTATTGGTGCACTTTACTCTGTTTCCCTTTGGCTTTCAAACTCTGCTTATATTTACCTCTCTGTTTCCTTTATTCAAATGTTGAAAGCCCTTATGCCTGTTGCTGTTTATACCATCGGGATCTTGTTCAAAAAGGACACTTTCAAGAATTCTACTATGGGTAACATGATGGCTATTTCTGTTGGTGTTGCTATTGCTGCTTATGGTGAAGCaaagtatgattcttggggtgTTTTACTTCAGTTGCTTGCTGTTTTGTTTGAGGCTACTAGGCTTGTTATGATCCAGATCTTGTTGACTTCAAAGGGTATTAGTTTAAACCCCATTACTTCTTTGTACTATGTTGCTCCTAGCTGCTTGGTTTTCTTGTCAATCCCTTGGATCTTTGTGGAGCTTCCTGTTTTGAGAGAGAGCTCGAGTTTCCAGTTTGATTTTGCTATTTTTGGGACTAATTCACTGTGTGCGTTCGCTTTGAACTTGGCTGTGTTTCTTTTGGTTGGAAAGACATCAGCTTTGActatgaatgttgctggggttGTTAAAGATTGGCTGCTTATTGCATTTTCTTGGTCGGTGATTAAGGATACTGTGACTCCAGTGAATTtgattgggtatggattggcatTCTTAGGAGTTGCGTACTATAATCATCAGAAGTTACAGGCATTGAAGGCAAAAGAAGCACAGAAGAAAGCTCAGCAAGCAGATGAGGAAGCAGGGAGATTGTTGACTGAGAGAGAATCTAATGGATCAGCTGATGGAAAGAAGGGTGATTCACAGGCCTAA